GAACGATGATCTGCACTTCGAAGAGAAGACCATCGATTTTGAGAAGGAGTTTGTTAACTCGGTAGGTCAACCCTTACTAAAATCAACTAAAGCTGCTATTAATCTGTTATATTTCTTCCTAAATAGATTGATATTTCTGCACCAGCGGGTGCAAAGCCCAGTGAAGAGGTCAAGTTAAGGGTTAAAACCGATGCCGACTCCTTTGTGGGTCTCCTGGGTGTGGACCAGAGTGTCCTGCTGCTCAAATCGGGAAACGATCTAAGCCAGGATGAAATCTTCAATAGCCTCAACAAGTACCAGACATCGACACCCTATCAGCGGGGCTATGGACGTTACCCAGGACAGACCTCCGGATTGGTGACCCTAACAAATGCCAACTATCCCTACAGCACGGGTAAGACTAAAAGCTTAAGATGaggcattttatatttttttcaggttTTTTCTAAACTCATATGAAGTTTATTGTTAGACAAGGGCTTTGAAAACTAGgaaattaaattcgtttacAGCTAGATAAAAAAGACAACAAAATTGACCACATGTGAATTCAAATCGAACCTTCATCAGATTTTCCTGACTATGTCGAAGATGATCCAGGAGCCTATGTTCTCGAAGAAAGTTTTGTGGAATACCCAGAGCAAAACTTTCCTCCAGTGCCTGAAATTAGTACCTTTACCTCTAATAATGGTAATACCGACGAGCCGGTAAAGATACGTAAGAACTTTGCCGATGTCTGGATATGGCAATCGATCGGCCGGAGGTGGGTGCCTGCAAAATGACGCCACGTGATCTGCACCTTAACGCACTACTATCTCTGCTTTCTAATTTTTACTTCTTGAGCAAAAGCAATTATCTTCTAAGGCTACGGCTGTCAATGCAACCTATTACTAATACAATGGTTTCGTCACAGCGGAACTTTATGACTCCGATAGCATTTTGGAATTTCGAGGACTTGCAGTCTTAGACTTTGCGCGTGAAGAATTTCTCAACGGTAACCGTTTTATGAAAAGAGAGTCAACGATTCGAAAAGAGTTCCcagaaaattggatttattacAATAGGCAAACGTACgatacgattttttaaagaattttttggttttccttgGTGCCTATTCTAACACATTTCGGTTATTTTAGCACTTTTCGTTACCACATCTTCATTACAAACTCAATTTAACGTTGTTAAATTAGATTTAGATACAGAATATGCGTTCGTATACGATGACTATTCAGAAAATGTCCGGGTTTATTTTGGGGCTGCACAATCCGCAGCAGTACAATCCGAAATTTCAAAAGTCGACGTAGTTCGATCCAACTTTGCAGAAGTCTGGATATGGCAAACATCTGGTAACGGGAGGTGCGTTTCAGATTATCATGCATGACTTTTCCTACAACCTAACCCGACTTAATTCATTGTGCAGTTCGCGagtactaaataaatattgcttTTTCGATCGCTTTGCTGGAAGACAACGACACTTGAAAACCTTAAATGCTTTTATCTCGAAATGAGATCTTCTGAGATGGTCACAGTTTAGGAACAATACTAAGTGCTTCCACCACCgtggatattttttttgggtgactgtatcagtttttcttttatttcttcaTTACAAATACGAAAAggattaaaacttaaatttaacttaatttaaatattaatgttagTTAGATCAATTGAGGACGACTACGATGACCTAATTGAAATCCGATCTGAAGATGCGATTTCTTACGACGAAGTGGACGCAATTTCTATAAGTTCACCTAAGAAAATCGAAGTAGTTCGAACCAACTTTTCAGAGGGGTGGATATGGGAATCATCTGCAACCGGGAGGtgggtttcgtatttttttgtataaaactaCCAGACTAAATTCCTAGTGTAGGCTTTCACATaacagttaaatatttttttatttgtactttGGGAAATACTTGTTCTAATACCACTTATATTAGTAAAGAATTGGTGACTGACATTAAAAAAGGAGTTACGGAACTAATTTATCGATTAAATTGTATCATATGTTTAGCACAGGATCAGCTGCAGTCGAATTCGACAATGAAATTTCTCATATGAAAAGTAGCTCTCAGGACTTGTAAAGCCCCTGTTAATTGTAATCTGTttggaaattatttatattagtttTAACACATGTACATCTCGATACAGATTATTACCCATTCCACTtatccgattttttaataatttttcttggtTTTCCTTGCTGCCTATTCTAACACATTTGGGTTATTATAGCATTTTACGTTCCCACATCTTTATTACAATCTCAATCTAACTTTGTTGAATTAGATTTATTTAGACAATATGAGTACGATTACGATGACAGTATAGAAATGGAAACGGCTGTATATCATCAAGGGGTCCAACCTTTATTAGGTTCAAAAGTCGAAATAGTTCGATCCCATTTTGCAGAAGTCTGGATATGGCAAACATCTGGTAACGGGAGGTGCGTTTGAGACTATCATGCATGACTTTTCCTAAAACCTAACCCGACTTTATTCATTGTGCAGGTCGCGagtactaaataaatattgcttTTTCGATCGCTTTGCTGGAAGACATACGACACTCGAAAACCTTAAATGCGTTTATCTCGAAAAGAGATCTTCTGAGATAGtcacattttagaaaaaatactaAGTGTTTCCACCACCGtgggaaaattttttttttgtgactgtatcagtttttgtttagtttttcattacaaatacaaaaaacggttaaacttaaatttaacttagtttaaatgttaatattaGCTAGATCAATTGAGGATGATTACGATGGCGTTCTTTACACCCTATCAGAAGATGAGATTTCATACGACGAAGTGGACGCAATTTCTATAAGTTCACCTAAGAAAATCGAAGAAGTTCGAATCAACTTTGCAGAAGTCTGGATATGGGAAACATCTGCAGCCGGGAGGtgggtttcgtattttttagaGCATGAACGCCTTTTATTAAGCGTTTTATATTACTAAACTAAAACACCAGACTAAATTCATAGTGTAGGCTTTCACATAacagttaattaattaattgtactTTGGGAAATACTTGTTTCTGGATTGGTGACTGACATTTAAAAAGTAGTTTCGGAACTAATGTAACGATTAAATTGTATCATATGTTTAGCACAGGATCAGCTGCAGTCGAATTCGACAATGAAAATTCTCATATGGAAATTTCGGTACTTGGAAAGCACCTGTACATTTACCACAAAATGGGATTAAAACTGAAGTGGCACATTTATTTGCCCTTGCTCtacaatattaatttaattaaattggagACCCAATCTGCACTTAAAGGAAAATTAGCTCAATcccataataatttttacacATGTACATCCCAATACAGATTATTACCCATTCCACCCATTAATACTAAATGGAGCTTTCCCGATGCCAGTGGCATTTTCTCTTGCTGCGCCTGCGACGGCTTTAGTGGGATTAGCTGGACCTCCACCGATAGCTTCATCTTCGACCCAAGCCCCACAGATTCGAAAAGAATTTCCGGAGAACTGGATATTTTACAATGCCGAAAAGTATGACGGATCTCTAACGTTTTTATTAGGTCTTTCCACTGTGTATTTTGTGCTGGGGTAACTTTTCGCTTTACAATTAACGCTCTAACATCTACATATCCAGCTACtaaaaatcttctttaaactaaggtagatatttttttaatatgaagaccaaatatttaagaaagcAAGATAGAGAGTTAGGAATATAAACGACTCTAGATCCACAGATTCCAAAGTGTTTCCTGAAAACTGGATGTATTGCAATTCCGAAAGTGTGCATTGGATATTAAATCCCTTTCTTAATGAAATAGGTAGACGAATATTCTTTAGACCAGGGCTCGGCCAACCAATCGCACGCCCCCAAATGTTTAACCGCGTACCAGCGGGTGGATCCAATGTTCAAACTTCCATCCCTGAACCACAGATTCGAAAAGAGTTTCCGGAAAACTGGATATTTTACAATGTGGAAAAGTATGAAAAACCTAATGGATTAACTAATTTTTCCAGATCCCGTTTATGTTTTTGACTAATACAACACTTTCTTAATGTTTTCTTACACgacaatattttttgaaccaaATATTACTATGATAGTTGTGGGACACAGTCCTATTTTGTGGACATAGCTTTACAGTGATCaacatttaaaatgctttGCTTTTATATTAAGAAAAGAAAGGCTGTTATCACTTAAAGAATTGGTATATTAAGGTCGCCGCATGGATTACTTGTatcgacgaggaggaggaggtggaaggATAGCATTTCGAATGGGCGCTCCAGGAATGGCCATGAATAATGTAGAAGACGCACGTGGTTTCCCTGCAATTGAAGATATGATTTTGCTTCCGAATCGCGTTCGTTCGAGGCCAACTTCACCACCACCAGCTATACGAAAAGAGTTCCCCGAAACGTGGATTTTTGCAAAGTAAACACTGGTCCTATTGTGCCCTGTATCATCAGTGTTCATAAAACTTGCCCATTATCCtctactaaaaacaaaaatttaaataattaaaattataacatagttgctattttttttgccccacaagaatctttccaacTTACAGTCAGACGGGGACGACTTCGCGGTGAGGCTAGAACCAAATATAGACCTCAGAAAGTATTGATTCGTCATGAGTTTTCTGAATCCTGGATATTCTCGAATATAGACcagtaaaatgtattttttaatgccCTGTAATGGCACTTGCATGGGAATCGTGGAGCATGTCCTTATGGTAATGCTAGcaggaaaaaattttaaaaatgtaaaatttttttaagggaattaaacaaaattttggcTCTTTAGCTCGTTTATTTAGATTACAGGCATAATAATTGAATTACTGCATTTTGACAACACTTTCAGCCTTCCGAATCCCAGTTTTTATGCGTACTACGCCCAGAACTCACCGTTGGGGACTTGATCGTTACGGATATCCTACTCGATCATGGGGGTATGGTCGTTACAGTCATGGTCGCTTGGGTCATGGCCGTTTCAGGCATGGTAGTGCATCGTCGTCATCTTACAGTAGTAGTAGCTTCAGTAGCTATAGTGCACACTATGCTCCTGCATATACCCCCACGAGCACCAGTCCACCCACACCTGCACCACCACCTGCACCGATCCGTAAAGAGTTCCACGAAACTTGGATGTTCGCGAATAGCCCCGagtaaatctttttaaatctaATGCAGGTGTTATAATTGGCATGATCTGCATGCTCCCATGGAAGAAAATCATCAATAGATTGCTTCTTACAACTTGATAGGACTGTAATGGGTTACATTTATTGTCGAAACGTACAGAATAATGTAATAGTTTTTCCGACCGTCTAGCTGAGATATAAACCTTATGCAGTTTTTAgtgaatctaaaaatattgccatttaaaaatcgattaaacatttttcctaTTCCAAAGGCGTAGAAAAAGTATACTTGGGCACTGTGCCCATCATGAAGGTCAGTGCGGAAAGACGGGGTTCTACCAAACAGCGAAAGACCACCAAAAAACCCACTGAGCTAGAGAGCCAGCCATCTTCAGAAGCGGAAATTATTGAAAACAATATTGGCGTGCGCTCAAAATTTTTAGAGTCTTGGATATACGAATTACAAGATTTCCCCAAAGAGTAACTAGTTTTCCCTAATGCTTTTTAACTTTTCCCATGCATGTTTAAATGTAAACTAACAATTCACACTTTTCTAATCTTTTGTGTATGTTTGTCCAATGTGTTAATGATTATTTGGAATGTTATAGATCAAGAGATTAACCCAATTTTTGTCACCCTTACACAGTGTGGATGATGAGGGTTTCACCCTGACCAAGAAGATTCCGGATACGATTACGTCGTGGGTGGTGACGGGCTTCTCCCTGAACCCCACTTCCGGTATTGCATTGACCAAGAATCCCAGCAAGATTCGGGTGTTCCAGCCTTTCTTCGTGTCCACCAATCTTCCCTATTCCGTTAAGCGAGGTGAGATTAAatatcatatatgtatatataaaatatttcctaaacttTAATGCAATCCCCAGGCGAAGTGATTGCTATTCCCGTGGTGATCTTCAACTACCTGGATAAAACCCTCGACGCAGAAGTAGTGATGGACAACTCCGACCAGGAGTACGAGTTCACTGAGGCTACCAATGATGTTCTAGAAAAGGCATCCGACGAGGTGCGCCGAGTTAAGAGGGTGACAATTCCAGCCAACAGTGGCAAGAGTGTTTCGTTTATGATCCGACCCAAGAACGTGGGATCGACGACCCTGAAAATCACGGCCACCTCACCCTTGGCCGGCGACACTATCCACCAAAAACTGAAGGTGGAACCGGAGGGAGTGACCCAATTCGAGAACCGGGCTGTTTTCATTAACCTCAAGGATCAGCCGGAGTTGTCCCAGTCACTGGAGGCCGAGATACCCAGCGAAGTGGTGCCTCAGTCCGAATTCATCGAGTTCTCGGTGGTGGGCGATCTCCTTGGACCCACGCTCCAGAATCTGGACAATTTAGTGCGCATGCCTTACGGTTGCGGCGAGCAAAATATGGTCAACTTTGTGCCCAACATCCTGGTGCTTAAATATCTGGAGGTCACGGGTCGCAAGCTGCCTGCTGTCGAGACCAAGGCCAGGAAGTTCCTGGAGATCGGCTATCAAAGGGAGCTGACCTACAAGCACGACGACGGATCCTACAGTGCCTTTGGCAAGTCGGATGCTTCGGGCAGCACCTGGCTTACCGCCTACGTGATGCGCTCCTTCCATCAGGCGGGAACTTACACGGATGTTGATCCCAAGGTGGTGACTGCGGGTCTCGATTTCCTCGTTTCCAAGCAGAAGGAAAGTGGCGAATTCCCTGAGGTGGGCAAGCTCTTCGACAATGCCAACCAGAATGCCGTGGCTCTTACCTCCTTTGTCCTGCTAGCCTTCTTCGAGAATCATGTAAGTCATCTAGAAGCTTaacaaaaatacatatttatttatcaatatttttttcctccaGGAACTCTTGCCGAAGTACCAGTCGGCGATTGAGAAGGCAATTCGCTATGTGGCCGAGGAGACCGACAAGACGGACGACCAGTACTCGCTGGCCATTGCCGCCGTGGCCCTTCAACTGGCCAAGCACCCGCAGGCGGAGAAGGTCCTGGCCAAGTTGGAGGGTGTGTCGCGAAACGAAAACGATCGCAGGTGGTGGTCCAAGGCACCAGAGTCCTCCGGCGAGGAGGGTCGCATCTTCCATTGGAAGCCGCGCAGCAACGACGTGGAGATCACCTCCTATGTGCTACTCGCTCTTCTGGAAAAGGATCCTGCCGAAAAGTCGCTGCCCATCATGAAGTGGCTGATCTCGCAGCGCAACAGCAACGGAGGATTCTCGTCCACGCAGGACACGGTCATTGGACTGCAGGCCCTCACGAAATTCGCCTACAAGACGGGCTCTGGCACAGGCACCATGGACATTGAGTTTGCACCGGCGGGAGGATCAAAGGACACGATCAACGTGAGCCCTGAGAATTCGCTCGTCCTGCAGACCCACGTCCTGCCCAAGGACACGCGCAAGGTGGACTTTACGGCCAAGGGCACTGGATCTGCGATGGTTCAGCTCTCCTATCGCTACAACCTGGCCGAGAAGGAGAAGAAGCCCAGCTTCAAGGTCACGCCGACGGTCAAGGACTCCAACTCCAAccagctgctggtggtggACATCTGCGCCGAGTACATGCCTCTGGAAGAGGCCGACAAGGACAAGGACTCCAACATGGCCGTCATGGAGATCGCCCTGCCCTCCGGTTACGTCGGAGACGCCGACAGCCTGGGAAAAATCGAGGCTGTGGATCGGGTGAAGCGGGTGGAGACCAAGAACTCCGACTCCACGGTGATCGTCTACTTCGACAGCCTGACCCCCGGCGATGTGCGGTGCCTGCCGGTGGAGGCCTCCAAGGCGCATGCGGTGGCCAAGCAGAAGCCCGCGTCCGTTTCCCTTTACGATTACTACGACACGGAGCGCCGGGCCACTGAGTACTACCAGGTGCAGTCCTCCCTCTGCGACATCTGCGAGGGATCCGATTGCGGAGAGGGCTGCAAGAAGGCCTAAGGGAAGGAGGCGATCGGGGTTATCTGAAAGCCACTGCTCGTAGTTCCAAACCTTTTAATCTTTATAGAGAGCgactaaataaaatacacacaGTATGATAAAAATTGGCAaacatattaatttaattttatcaatagGATTTCATTATATACCTTCTTGAAACATTTAGAATTCGCTTTGTGAATTGCTTTATTTAAACCATATTTTCCATTGAGCTTAGACCGGGCAAAAAGtaattgcattaaaatattttatttgtacaatattttaatcaaaaaagtGTTTTAACTTTTCTCTCTCATTTTTCTCATCAAAAAAGTGTTCCACTTTTTTTCTCTCATTTTTCTCATCTGCTGTTAGAATGTTGCTAACTTCTTCTACAGGCCTGAAAAGAgagtatattttatatattgtatTACAATTGTGTATAATGTATTTGGTTACTTCTCAGAAAAACCTTCGACCAATTCAGCAACCATACGTTCCTTTCGCATTCTGTTTAGGAAAGTTTCATGTGCACTGGGGCTCACCCTTATATAGATAAAGTATGATTTCTGGTCCCATAAGCTATACTATAATAATGAAGTATACTATAATAACTGCTTGTCCATATTTCTAGATTATGAAACTAACATTGTCGGGTTGCAAAAGGAGTTCTTCAATAACCTGTTGATCTTTATCCATTACGATGGTAATCTTGTACACTGAGTAGTTTTTATTGGATGGAGACCCTGATGAGGCGCAGGCCAGAGCCGTTATTAACAGCAAGAATGCAATCAATGGACGCATTTTGGCTAAACTGAATAACTTTTTAGGTCACACACTTCGGAGAGGACTACTTATGCAActggaaaatatgaatttatttttgaatttccaGTTGATATTCATTTGTGCATTTCTCCGTTCCGCAAAGCAACCTTATTAAGGCATGGCCAAGTTAATTACTACTAACACGCCAGTGGCTTTGCTTATTTATGCCCTTTCAGGGGTATAACAGCTTTGTTCAAGAgcttgtaacgcagtgaagaagcTAAATATGATTCCATATTCTGGGTTAGCTCGtattgtaaaatttataattcggTTTTCGAATTGCTTTATTTAATCCATATTTTCCATTGGTCTAAGATGGGGCAAAAAGTTATTctatggaaatattttatttatacaatatttttaacttaaaatgtttctaaatttttgctttcttttggcTCTTTTCTTTGTCATGGGCTATTAGTATGTTTCTACGTTGTTGTGAAAGCCTGAAAAGAGATtatatgt
The genomic region above belongs to Drosophila takahashii strain IR98-3 E-12201 chromosome 2L, DtakHiC1v2, whole genome shotgun sequence and contains:
- the Tep2 gene encoding thioester-containing protein 1 allele S1 isoform X4; amino-acid sequence: MLRILVCGLFLQYALQINANGLYSVVGPGTIRSNAKYNVAVSVHKADVPSQINVSLNGPSYNETKQIEVPPMSTQNVEFEVPKLVTGDYNLTAEGISGVVFKNSTKLNYADEKPSTFVQTDKATYKPADLVQFRILFLDENTRPARIDKPITVAITDGAQNRIKQLTDVKLTKGVYSGELQLSEQPVLGTWKISVSVDGDNRETKTFEVAKYVLPKFEVIVETAKDVVVADNVIKATIRAKYTYGKPVKGKATVTMEQSYGYFGDTGGNNQEKTIDVDGKGHVEFDLNGLRSSHFAPPMKLFAVVTEELTGNKQNASATVRLHQQRYLLEGLENPEHFHDNKSFVCRVVVKNVDGSPVTSSTKKVKIDLQNTQHFWSQPSPEFSISFEAPVNENGIATFNVTLPVNGSRLYRIVATFDGSVNNIGSISRFDPTLVSREPLKIQVNTKKPRLGERVSFDVVSTEDLPYFVYTIVARGNILLSEYVDVPEGLQSYTVKFTPTFGMVPKATIYIHYVVNDDLHFEEKTIDFEKEFVNSIDISAPAGAKPSEEVKLRVKTDADSFVGLLGVDQSVLLLKSGNDLSQDEIFNSLNKYQTSTPYQRGYGRYPGQTSGLVTLTNANYPYSTDFPDYVEDDPGAYVLEESFVEYPEQNFPPVPEISTFTSNNGNTDEPVKIRKNFADVWIWQSIGRSVDDEGFTLTKKIPDTITSWVVTGFSLNPTSGIALTKNPSKIRVFQPFFVSTNLPYSVKRGEVIAIPVVIFNYLDKTLDAEVVMDNSDQEYEFTEATNDVLEKASDEVRRVKRVTIPANSGKSVSFMIRPKNVGSTTLKITATSPLAGDTIHQKLKVEPEGVTQFENRAVFINLKDQPELSQSLEAEIPSEVVPQSEFIEFSVVGDLLGPTLQNLDNLVRMPYGCGEQNMVNFVPNILVLKYLEVTGRKLPAVETKARKFLEIGYQRELTYKHDDGSYSAFGKSDASGSTWLTAYVMRSFHQAGTYTDVDPKVVTAGLDFLVSKQKESGEFPEVGKLFDNANQNAVALTSFVLLAFFENHELLPKYQSAIEKAIRYVAEETDKTDDQYSLAIAAVALQLAKHPQAEKVLAKLEGVSRNENDRRWWSKAPESSGEEGRIFHWKPRSNDVEITSYVLLALLEKDPAEKSLPIMKWLISQRNSNGGFSSTQDTVIGLQALTKFAYKTGSGTGTMDIEFAPAGGSKDTINVSPENSLVLQTHVLPKDTRKVDFTAKGTGSAMVQLSYRYNLAEKEKKPSFKVTPTVKDSNSNQLLVVDICAEYMPLEEADKDKDSNMAVMEIALPSGYVGDADSLGKIEAVDRVKRVETKNSDSTVIVYFDSLTPGDVRCLPVEASKAHAVAKQKPASVSLYDYYDTERRATEYYQVQSSLCDICEGSDCGEGCKKA
- the Tep2 gene encoding thioester-containing protein 1 allele S1 isoform X5 — encoded protein: MLRILVCGLFLQYALQINANGLYSVVGPGTIRSNAKYNVAVSVHKADVPSQINVSLNGPSYNETKQIEVPPMSTQNVEFEVPKLVTGDYNLTAEGISGVVFKNSTKLNYADEKPSTFVQTDKATYKPADLVQFRILFLDENTRPARIDKPITVAITDGAQNRIKQLTDVKLTKGVYSGELQLSEQPVLGTWKISVSVDGDNRETKTFEVAKYVLPKFEVIVETAKDVVVADNVIKATIRAKYTYGKPVKGKATVTMEQSYGYFGDTGGNNQEKTIDVDGKGHVEFDLNGLRSSHFAPPMKLFAVVTEELTGNKQNASATVRLHQQRYLLEGLENPEHFHDNKSFVCRVVVKNVDGSPVTSSTKKVKIDLQNTQHFWSQPSPEFSISFEAPVNENGIATFNVTLPVNGSRLYRIVATFDGSVNNIGSISRFDPTLVSREPLKIQVNTKKPRLGERVSFDVVSTEDLPYFVYTIVARGNILLSEYVDVPEGLQSYTVKFTPTFGMVPKATIYIHYVVNDDLHFEEKTIDFEKEFVNSIDISAPAGAKPSEEVKLRVKTDADSFVGLLGVDQSVLLLKSGNDLSQDEIFNSLNKYQTSTPYQRGYGRYPGQTSGLVTLTNANYPYSTDYYPFHPLILNGAFPMPVAFSLAAPATALVGLAGPPPIASSSTQAPQIRKEFPENWIFYNAENVDDEGFTLTKKIPDTITSWVVTGFSLNPTSGIALTKNPSKIRVFQPFFVSTNLPYSVKRGEVIAIPVVIFNYLDKTLDAEVVMDNSDQEYEFTEATNDVLEKASDEVRRVKRVTIPANSGKSVSFMIRPKNVGSTTLKITATSPLAGDTIHQKLKVEPEGVTQFENRAVFINLKDQPELSQSLEAEIPSEVVPQSEFIEFSVVGDLLGPTLQNLDNLVRMPYGCGEQNMVNFVPNILVLKYLEVTGRKLPAVETKARKFLEIGYQRELTYKHDDGSYSAFGKSDASGSTWLTAYVMRSFHQAGTYTDVDPKVVTAGLDFLVSKQKESGEFPEVGKLFDNANQNAVALTSFVLLAFFENHELLPKYQSAIEKAIRYVAEETDKTDDQYSLAIAAVALQLAKHPQAEKVLAKLEGVSRNENDRRWWSKAPESSGEEGRIFHWKPRSNDVEITSYVLLALLEKDPAEKSLPIMKWLISQRNSNGGFSSTQDTVIGLQALTKFAYKTGSGTGTMDIEFAPAGGSKDTINVSPENSLVLQTHVLPKDTRKVDFTAKGTGSAMVQLSYRYNLAEKEKKPSFKVTPTVKDSNSNQLLVVDICAEYMPLEEADKDKDSNMAVMEIALPSGYVGDADSLGKIEAVDRVKRVETKNSDSTVIVYFDSLTPGDVRCLPVEASKAHAVAKQKPASVSLYDYYDTERRATEYYQVQSSLCDICEGSDCGEGCKKA
- the Tep2 gene encoding thioester-containing protein 1 allele S1 isoform X6, which translates into the protein MLRILVCGLFLQYALQINANGLYSVVGPGTIRSNAKYNVAVSVHKADVPSQINVSLNGPSYNETKQIEVPPMSTQNVEFEVPKLVTGDYNLTAEGISGVVFKNSTKLNYADEKPSTFVQTDKATYKPADLVQFRILFLDENTRPARIDKPITVAITDGAQNRIKQLTDVKLTKGVYSGELQLSEQPVLGTWKISVSVDGDNRETKTFEVAKYVLPKFEVIVETAKDVVVADNVIKATIRAKYTYGKPVKGKATVTMEQSYGYFGDTGGNNQEKTIDVDGKGHVEFDLNGLRSSHFAPPMKLFAVVTEELTGNKQNASATVRLHQQRYLLEGLENPEHFHDNKSFVCRVVVKNVDGSPVTSSTKKVKIDLQNTQHFWSQPSPEFSISFEAPVNENGIATFNVTLPVNGSRLYRIVATFDGSVNNIGSISRFDPTLVSREPLKIQVNTKKPRLGERVSFDVVSTEDLPYFVYTIVARGNILLSEYVDVPEGLQSYTVKFTPTFGMVPKATIYIHYVVNDDLHFEEKTIDFEKEFVNSIDISAPAGAKPSEEVKLRVKTDADSFVGLLGVDQSVLLLKSGNDLSQDEIFNSLNKYQTSTPYQRGYGRYPGQTSGLVTLTNANYPYSTARSIEDDYDGVLYTLSEDEISYDEVDAISISSPKKIEEVRINFAEVWIWETSAAGSVDDEGFTLTKKIPDTITSWVVTGFSLNPTSGIALTKNPSKIRVFQPFFVSTNLPYSVKRGEVIAIPVVIFNYLDKTLDAEVVMDNSDQEYEFTEATNDVLEKASDEVRRVKRVTIPANSGKSVSFMIRPKNVGSTTLKITATSPLAGDTIHQKLKVEPEGVTQFENRAVFINLKDQPELSQSLEAEIPSEVVPQSEFIEFSVVGDLLGPTLQNLDNLVRMPYGCGEQNMVNFVPNILVLKYLEVTGRKLPAVETKARKFLEIGYQRELTYKHDDGSYSAFGKSDASGSTWLTAYVMRSFHQAGTYTDVDPKVVTAGLDFLVSKQKESGEFPEVGKLFDNANQNAVALTSFVLLAFFENHELLPKYQSAIEKAIRYVAEETDKTDDQYSLAIAAVALQLAKHPQAEKVLAKLEGVSRNENDRRWWSKAPESSGEEGRIFHWKPRSNDVEITSYVLLALLEKDPAEKSLPIMKWLISQRNSNGGFSSTQDTVIGLQALTKFAYKTGSGTGTMDIEFAPAGGSKDTINVSPENSLVLQTHVLPKDTRKVDFTAKGTGSAMVQLSYRYNLAEKEKKPSFKVTPTVKDSNSNQLLVVDICAEYMPLEEADKDKDSNMAVMEIALPSGYVGDADSLGKIEAVDRVKRVETKNSDSTVIVYFDSLTPGDVRCLPVEASKAHAVAKQKPASVSLYDYYDTERRATEYYQVQSSLCDICEGSDCGEGCKKA
- the Tep2 gene encoding thioester-containing protein 1 allele S1 isoform X7 → MLRILVCGLFLQYALQINANGLYSVVGPGTIRSNAKYNVAVSVHKADVPSQINVSLNGPSYNETKQIEVPPMSTQNVEFEVPKLVTGDYNLTAEGISGVVFKNSTKLNYADEKPSTFVQTDKATYKPADLVQFRILFLDENTRPARIDKPITVAITDGAQNRIKQLTDVKLTKGVYSGELQLSEQPVLGTWKISVSVDGDNRETKTFEVAKYVLPKFEVIVETAKDVVVADNVIKATIRAKYTYGKPVKGKATVTMEQSYGYFGDTGGNNQEKTIDVDGKGHVEFDLNGLRSSHFAPPMKLFAVVTEELTGNKQNASATVRLHQQRYLLEGLENPEHFHDNKSFVCRVVVKNVDGSPVTSSTKKVKIDLQNTQHFWSQPSPEFSISFEAPVNENGIATFNVTLPVNGSRLYRIVATFDGSVNNIGSISRFDPTLVSREPLKIQVNTKKPRLGERVSFDVVSTEDLPYFVYTIVARGNILLSEYVDVPEGLQSYTVKFTPTFGMVPKATIYIHYVVNDDLHFEEKTIDFEKEFVNSIDISAPAGAKPSEEVKLRVKTDADSFVGLLGVDQSVLLLKSGNDLSQDEIFNSLNKYQTSTPYQRGYGRYPGQTSGLVTLTNANYPYSTGRRIFFRPGLGQPIARPQMFNRVPAGGSNVQTSIPEPQIRKEFPENWIFYNVENVDDEGFTLTKKIPDTITSWVVTGFSLNPTSGIALTKNPSKIRVFQPFFVSTNLPYSVKRGEVIAIPVVIFNYLDKTLDAEVVMDNSDQEYEFTEATNDVLEKASDEVRRVKRVTIPANSGKSVSFMIRPKNVGSTTLKITATSPLAGDTIHQKLKVEPEGVTQFENRAVFINLKDQPELSQSLEAEIPSEVVPQSEFIEFSVVGDLLGPTLQNLDNLVRMPYGCGEQNMVNFVPNILVLKYLEVTGRKLPAVETKARKFLEIGYQRELTYKHDDGSYSAFGKSDASGSTWLTAYVMRSFHQAGTYTDVDPKVVTAGLDFLVSKQKESGEFPEVGKLFDNANQNAVALTSFVLLAFFENHELLPKYQSAIEKAIRYVAEETDKTDDQYSLAIAAVALQLAKHPQAEKVLAKLEGVSRNENDRRWWSKAPESSGEEGRIFHWKPRSNDVEITSYVLLALLEKDPAEKSLPIMKWLISQRNSNGGFSSTQDTVIGLQALTKFAYKTGSGTGTMDIEFAPAGGSKDTINVSPENSLVLQTHVLPKDTRKVDFTAKGTGSAMVQLSYRYNLAEKEKKPSFKVTPTVKDSNSNQLLVVDICAEYMPLEEADKDKDSNMAVMEIALPSGYVGDADSLGKIEAVDRVKRVETKNSDSTVIVYFDSLTPGDVRCLPVEASKAHAVAKQKPASVSLYDYYDTERRATEYYQVQSSLCDICEGSDCGEGCKKA